TGCGTCCTTTTCATAAATTGAAATGCCAGGAGAGTTGAACCCGTCGTCCTGTTGGTGATTAGTCGCGTCTATCTGCGCAACATTCCCCTGAATATTCACAATATCTTCACTCTTCATATAAACGGCGTTATCGAAACCGCTAGCGTTCTTTGCGTAGTTCATGCGCTTCCAATAGATAACGCCAGCCGATACTGCGGCTAGTAACAGAATCACACCACAGCAGACGCCGACGATGAGACCTATTTCACTGGCTGTGCCTGCAAGATAAATTTGGCAAAATTAGACAAAAGAGCATTTCTGGGACAATACAGACTTTCGTAAGCCAGTCAGCCTCTCTCTTAAAGATGATGCTGAGACGGAGAGTAAATTCTTCTTGGCGCAAAAAACAATTGTGATGGATTTTCAGGGGAATATAAGCCAGGATAATTGAGCAAACTCTTGGCAAAAAGTTAGCCTACAGTTCACTTACCTTCTGAACTCTGGTTTTGTGGCGCCTTGGACGGTAGATCTGGTGGTGGCGTAGTCTTGGCTGGTGGCGCCGGACCTTCGCTCGGACGTCCTGGGGTGGAGCCGCCTGGTATGACCTTTGGTGTCGAGGCAGGGACCCCTGCAATGGAAGGAGGTTTTTTGGTAAGGAGGTTTACTTTCCTCTTCTGAAGAGAATTCTCGGTATGTAGGCCGAATACGCCATTGGCTGAAGAGCCTCGTGGCTCAGATAGAATACAGGTACCCGTAGTTCCAACTGATGTTCCTTCACATCATCGCGAAACCTGCGCAAAACTGAAGTTCTCTTGTCTCCGGGACTTTTGCAGCATGAATTCCATCATATTTATCTTCAGTAGCCAGACTTCTCCAGACCACCAATGGGGTAGAAGGAGATAAACCAATTAACATGTAGAGAGCACTTTTTATCGATGAAAGCAAATTGGATATAGCGCTATTGGAGGTTACTAGTAGTTGGTTGGTTGACGCCAGAAGAGTAATGACACTTGCCCTTCCCCTCATGCTGTACTCTTATCAATGCGCGGCCAAGTGGCGCTGTAGGTCGAGGCCAGATAGACTTGAGAAGGAAGCCATGGAATTGCCTTTCTTAACCAGCCGAGCAGCACCAGTGAAAGCAGCACTGGTGCTACTGAGAAGTCTAACTGGTCTTCGATTCGTAAACTGACGGCTCCAACTTTTGTGGTGTCTCTGGCAGGAGCGACGTTCAATTGCACTCTTACCTAGTTTGCCTTGCCTCATGCACATGTAACCTCTAGGGACATCACAGCTGTTGTCATTCCAGAGGCCGCTGACTTTGAAGAACCCCACGCACTGTTCAGCCTCGCCTTGGTCGTTTGGCTCTCCATCGTTCCACTTGGTAAAGCCGACACCAGTGTTGTCTGCCCATAGGAAACCACCTAGAGAAAGGGAGGAGATAACCCGTTAAGAGGATCAATGAGATGTATAGTGTAGTAGATTCCTAACCCGAACATCATGGGTTCGATACTGATGCTAGTGTACCGTGACAAGTCGATCAACATCGGGAGTCCTTTGAATGAGGCGATAAACTGAAACCACTGGCTAGCTATCATGGTACCTTTAGATTTAAACGACAGTCGGTTCGTCAACCAAACATACATGCCCCGCTGGTGATACCACTTACCATGACTGCGCCGAAGTAAACCAATCCAGAAGCTATCCACCTGCAAGTTGGCACCAGTTGCTGCCGAGACAAGGTAGTCGTTCAGAGCATTGGAATGGATGCTAACCAGTGTCGCCCCCTCACGCTGGCACTGGAAGTTGCCCTCAGACCACGTGCCCTTGTCATCACTGAGCTTGTAGCACTTGGACTCGTGTGGTATCCAACCGTCGTCGCATTGACCGATTTGGAATGGTGGTAGAGTTGGTGGTGTTTCTGCAAGGGAGTGAACAATTAAACTGGAGTCGGTCTATCATAAAACAAATGCGGCTATCAGAGGCTTGCCAACGAATTGTCAAGCTGCATGCACCTTGCAATGGATGCGAGTCAGCCCTCAAAGGCAGTTTAAATCTTAGTCCGAGATCGGTACTAAACTTACCTGTTGAAATCTTGCAGACGACAGGTAGCGTCTCGGCACATTTGGTGTCTGTCCAAACTGCTGTGTACCTGTCCATTGCAACACAACCCTCATCCTTGCCCCTCGAAGGTTCGTTCGGCCCCCAGTTGGTGACCGTCACCGGCCAGTTGTCGGACCATATGTAAAGTCCGGGGATCTGGAACAAAATATCGATAAACAAGGTATGGTGTAAACTAAAGCAGGCGATATCCTGGAAGAGGCGCCCCTGTGCTGATTTCGTCAGCTGAACAAAGTGCCGGCTTGACTCCTGCACAGTCCCAGCCTGTTTTTCTCAGTAAACGTGGAGGGGCATGTTCGTACTACCAAATTGTGTAGCTCTTCCTTGAAGAATAAACATGTGCGAAGAACTCAGTTGACCAAGTATGTTTCTTACCGTTTTGTCAGTGAGCCCCAACCAGACATTTCCAGTCCTGGTGCCCATCCCTTCCAAGAGAAGTTTAAAGACAAAGTACAGTTCGTAGTGGTTCGTTATGGAGACTGGAACCGCTCCGTCAGCCTGGCAGAACCGGTTGGCCTGGTCCCAGATTCTGAGACCTAGGTCCAGCTTGTAGCAGTTGCCTCCGTATGGTTGGTAGCCAGACTTGCATGGGTTGATTGGTGTAAGAGGTGGAGGGGCAAGCGGATCTGCAAGAAGGTGTTTGAAATGTAGTTAGCATGTCCTTCCCGGTGGCATGATGGTAAGAGTGGCAGACgtatgtttttgatgaaaatccttTGCGAGCTTCTTCCCCGCGCAAGAGTCTTGGATGCCACAGCCTTTTGTTCAGGACCGGAAAATTGCAAAGGATACAAGTTTTAAAGAATACCTTTTGGTCCTTCGCAGAGGAAATGTCTTGCACTATCACAGTTGATATCATTCCATTTTCCTGTGAGGAAGTCCCCACTGTTGTAACACTCAACACAAGCCTCCTGAAAAAGGATAGGACGATCAATTCTGTGGCCTGTACTTGTGGCAACGCCTTCTCCTTCTGAAGACTTCCTGAAATATGGCCTATCAGAAGCTCTCAATACTGTGTTTTTAGCGGAGGTTTCAGCAGGGCTGAGGTAAATGTGGGCTGGCCATCCTTTTGGAAGATTAAACGTTTTCTTACCGTGTTCGATGAGGATAGTCCGTTCGGTTCCCCATTGGCCCAGTTGGCAATTGCCACCTCTGTGTTATCCATCCAGACAAACTTCCTTCCCACACCCTGGTTGTGGAGACCGATGTAGAATGACTCTCTGGCAGTGATCTTCAGGAGGATATTTACTGTAAAAGATACCAAATGTTGTCACTGTTGATGACAATCTCCAAGCAGATctaaggatattctctctgcaaGGAAAGACTTCCATTGCACAATGCGGTCACCATCGGCCAATAACATCGTGTGCAGAGCTCACTGGACACAACTCTGCCGGCAGTGGTGGGGTGGGGGGTTGAGGTGGTTGCTTGGGTTCTCATTGGCGGATTGGACATACTCACCCAGATCATAATAATTATTGATACTCGCTAAGTAGTACCCGCTGCCGAAGCTTGTGCACTTTTCGAAGGCGGTGGTAAAGTTGACGTATTCATCAAAATATCGATAACATTTGTCACCTGAAAGTAAACCAGTCATTTTTACACCATCTTTAGAAGTCCTTGGTCTGCGGACAAGGCAAAGCTGTACGACCGGGTATGGCGAGGCAGTTGTTTGACATGACTGTGTTCATCCAGTGGTTGGATTGAGAAGTGTTCATTGGGCAAGAAGAGGAGAACCTGTATGGAGAACATATTGTATACATGGCTTTCATTGTCAATattgctctctctctctcatcgGTTCCATGTTATAAGATGTTCGATATTCAAGCGATATTCACGTTCATTATCCAAACTGAAGGACCATGCATGGAAATGTCTTATTATTCCTTCTTCTTTTACTTATCTTAGCTTGACTCAGTCGTTGGAAGTTGATTAAAAGGGACTCACCCACAGCGAAGTAGCCATTTTTACAATTGCCAGGAGCAGGTGGTCTGGTGACtggttgtactgtactgtaaCTTCCGTTTAACTTCTCACAAATGAACTGGTGATCTTGGTTACAATTGTCATCATTCCATAGCCCTTCAAATATAGAAAAGAAATTGGGACATGTGGAAAAGTAGGCGGTCGTGCGAAATGCGCTTAATTGCGACGTACGTCACACGAATCCCCACATTGGATTTCGGTCACTTCTGTGGTTTGCTTACCATGCCAGTGCGACATGGTCACGCATTTCTCCGCTCCAAACGCATCATTAGGCTCATTCGGCGCCCAGAAGAAATAGGTGGCAGGTGAGTAGTCCGTCCATCTGTACCCGATATTACCCAACTCGTTGAGGCCGATCCAGCGATCACCGTGGGAGGTTGAAATCTGAAAGAAACAGTCTACTGGTCACCTACCATGATAAAGTAATAAGACTCTAAAGAAACCACATGTGCATGCATGCCTAGTTACTATTCGCGGCACCAGATGACTCTACTTAGTAGATACACAGcttagttcaaaatctaacacGACATGTCATCAATTTCGGTCAATGATGTACCTGACTGAGAAGAAAATCGTTTTCATCCTGATCCTGCACGCTGACCAAGTTGCCGCCAAAACCCTGGCAATAGTCCTTGCTCTTGTACCAAGTCATTCGCTGCGTCGGAAACAGGTAGCACATGCCGTTATAATGGATCCATCCCTGTCCGCATGAGACGGACGTGTCGCCAGTCGGGCCTGGCCGCCCTGCCCCAGTTGGAAGGGGTGTGTTCGTCGGCATTTGACAGATCCATTCACGGGCACCGTAGCAGTTGGCGTCGTTCCATGTCAACGGGTCGCTCTGGAGGGCCACGCAGTTCTCGGCACCGTTGTGGTTGTCGGGTTGGTAGGGCATCCAGTTGGCGAAGTTGAAGGCGGAGCCATCACTCCAAGTGTGACCTAGAAAACAGTGGAACCTCATCACTTAAAAGACTAGTTGGGCATGAGTATGTGTTGTCGGACATGTTAACAATTCTGAAACCCAGTTTGAGTTTAAAGTTGAGCTGTTTAGGTTTTGACCTGTCCTCAAATGTCGATGGGGAAAGGTTAGTCTATCCAATTTCGTGAAAAATCTAAGCTCATTTCGATGGAACGCCCCTGAACCCGCTGTCGCAAATGATTAGGGAAACTTTCTTCATAACTTTAGGTGAATGACTAGAGGAACTGTCTTAACACGTTTTTGTGAAGGATTTGAGAAACTCTCTTCTGGACAGAAGGCCTAAAGCCTTTTTGAAACCCACCAGCTGTGTTGGGATCCCTGGAGTTGAGGCCGATCCAGAATCCTCGAGATGTCACCCAGCTGCAAAGGAAAAGCGAACATATGGCATTCAGTtgttcaaaattgcaaaaaatccGTGATTTCGACCATAAAACGCTACGCTACCGAAGATGTATACAGGTAAATATTGCGAAAATGATAACCGTTTTAAAATCACCAAGATTTCCCTTACCCAGGTGTGAGTCCGTCAATGATAGCATTGGTATCATTGCTGTGAATACTGATGAGGTCGCCACCGAATGTCTGGCAGTGGGCTCGAGCGTCTTCCCAGGTCTTTCGGTATTTTATGTTGCTTTTTATAAACGCCTGCAAAATGAAGAGTGTATACATGTGGCTGCCATGGTCAAGATCGTCAAATCAAGATAGATCATACTTAAGAGCTAAGGTATTCCATTTGACACTACTGTGTGACCATGACAAGGATATATTTACAGCTTCCTGTGCGCTACTGAAATACATCTTCCAGTCTGCGTAAGGTACCCAATTCATTGGGGGCAGGTCAACTGGGCAAGGAGGTAGTCTACTTACCCTGTAACACATATTCCAGTCTGCGTCGAGTACCCATTTATCTGGGCAGGTCAGTTGGCCGGGGGAGGTGGTAGGTTTCATGTCATTCTCGCAGATGTATTTCTTTGCCGGGGTACAGTCATTATCAGACCAGAGGCCAAGGCTCACACCGGTGCCGACGGTCACACATTTGTTTCTCTCATTTCCTGCAAGCAGACGACAATATCACTGCACCAACAGAGGAGATTGCCCGATCAGATTTCTTAATGTAATAGGAGGGTATAGTTGTTGTCGTCGGTGCATCGAGAGGTATAAGACAAACAGGCCTGACTGAATGTTTACTCACCTGAGTGGAGGCTGTTCCAGTTTGAGAACGTGTCCTGTGCCCCCGAGGTCCATGAATAGACACCAGAGTTGTCCCCTTGGTTCGAAAGACCAATCCAATAATCTTCGCTACGGAGAGCCAGCTGGCTCGAGAGGTACGCCTGTTCAGACCTGTAATGCAACAAGTACCTCAGATACATTCAGAAACGTTGATGGAATCGACCAGTTTACCCCAAATAACtccttctgattggctgatttttaGTGATGCAGAATATAGCACTTCTGATTGGACACTGATAGCGGATGTGAGTCACACCAAACCTCAGAGAGTCTTAgcttgtgattggctgatttctATGACTCCTGCACTTCTTCCAGCTGAACTTACGCGTCTGACACAGCAACAAGATGGCCGCTATTGGAGAGACAATCAGCCTCGGCGTTGGCAAACGTTTTCTTGGCCTCAACGAATTTGTAGCAACTTTGACCGTAACCTAGATCGTAGAACTGCAACGAAACAAGTGAATACAGGACTTACAAAGTTACGAGGCGAAATAAACTACATGCCAATGCTCTCCTCTGAGACAGTGAGATTAGACTCAGAGAAAGCTGAGAGAAAGAGAAGAGAGAAAAGAAGAACATTCACAGGGCGCTCGTAAAGAGAGTCACATCAGTCGGCTTCACCGGAGGAAGGTGTGCTTACGTAAGTCCAGGCTTGACGAAAGAGCCGCAGCATTCGGGCTTAAAAATGCCACGCGGTTGAAGAAAAGAGCCAATAGATGAGCCAGCTCAGAGTTGGGCTAGAAGGGAGTTGGGCCGAGAACTCTCAGAGCAGAGAGAAAGAGCTACAGCATTCGACCCAGAAAGAAAGCTTTAGGCTTAGAGGAAGGGACCAGCGTTGGTTTCGGCCCAGAGAAAGGGGCATGGCCTTTAACTTAGGGGAAAGAGGCTCCGACAAAGAGTAGGATAGATCATACAGCAGAGAAGAAGGCAAAAGAATGTCGCTCAGAGAAAGTGACAGGTGCCAAGAGCCATTTGTGAAGCGAACAGTATCCTCTTTGCCATGCACAAGCTTCCATGCACTGTTGTGCCCTTCAAGACAGCTTACCGTCGAGCAACCAGGTACGGTCGGCACGCCCGTGGTTGGTGCCTGAGcactcattttcattttgcagaCCAAACCGTCCACACCATAGCTATTGGTGATCGTACCGCAT
This genomic window from Lineus longissimus chromosome 13, tnLinLong1.2, whole genome shotgun sequence contains:
- the LOC135498261 gene encoding macrophage mannose receptor 1-like isoform X2; amino-acid sequence: MNSLLVLFCLIGVTLQGTLGQCPFGWINRPGADFCYSVESVQRSWLDANLICKEQDANLVSIESTDELVWVRNQISNDTKRGIWWTGLNDIAQSGQRPFVWSDGSAAGENFITWLNGEPNNQNGNEFCAVIGRAGLFSDRTCQSQNAFICKRKKDQPFYCDHVNGWESFNGKCYKSFTNSETYYDAQTICRNENGFLTTVQNVTDAQRILFLAKRIGHGVWIGLQSTPANNALGFEFLQWDNGEDVGQTFWYNSRYPYKVAGQENNTCAFTIYWGSNPAKSWQTTICDGTSMKAVMCEKAQGMCSPGWVGFMDQCYQINAKTPMTFEDANSDCTSVGAHLLTIKSEAEQVFVNDTILYNLRTTGFSRMWFGITQQQPSSAFMWTTGEDLSTGYTNWDTNQPFMDDKNIQGGVLYTGAIEGRWSVTSDVYIPTPYVCQINSAQTPMFITTPAPQYRCEYNAGWRRWKSNCYYMNTTAIPWLNARQSCRDSGADLVDIRSRQENSFLIGKIQSDCWIGLNDFALEGQFVWLDENTAPPFTKWNDGEPNNAGSEHCTEITGTPNLPYTGLWNDNDCTLNKAFVCKKPAQIVGVTDAPTTQSAQWTAKCGYGWEDDTMSDYCYRFVSQATTWSLARQTCQVAGGDLLSITSLHEQYYITGRVNSMNDLILWMGFNDIGRENRWVWSDQSGAAYFNWNGGEPNDQSTGQDCGVVLTTHGRWDDEYCDRRFGYICKKTGDIPTTIPAPTPTLPAGTVMGCPSGWKGWRDSCYKFVKADSLSGSQGLTACRTYGGDLASIGDRAEDNYIRIQTKNLGGDQWLIGLNDIEKEGIFKWTDGSPVAYTNWNPGEPNDASPGDGEDCVELNPNIGGYWNDVPCGSTNEIWGVDGYVCKSKQGPVAPTTGAPTFPGCSTFYDLGYGQSCYKFVEAKKTFANAEADCLSNSGHLVAVSDASEQAYLSSQLALRSEDYWIGLSNQGDNSGVYSWTSGAQDTFSNWNSLHSGNERNKCVTVGTGVSLGLWSDNDCTPAKKYICENDMKPTTSPGQLTCPDKWVLDADWNMCYRAFIKSNIKYRKTWEDARAHCQTFGGDLISIHSNDTNAIIDGLTPGWVTSRGFWIGLNSRDPNTAGHTWSDGSAFNFANWMPYQPDNHNGAENCVALQSDPLTWNDANCYGAREWICQMPTNTPLPTGAGRPGPTGDTSVSCGQGWIHYNGMCYLFPTQRMTWYKSKDYCQGFGGNLVSVQDQDENDFLLSQISTSHGDRWIGLNELGNIGYRWTDYSPATYFFWAPNEPNDAFGAEKCVTMSHWHGLWNDDNCNQDHQFICEKLNGSYSTVQPVTRPPAPGNCKNGYFAVGDKCYRYFDEYVNFTTAFEKCTSFGSGYYLASINNYYDLVNILLKITARESFYIGLHNQGVGRKFVWMDNTEVAIANWANGEPNGLSSSNTEACVECYNSGDFLTGKWNDINCDSARHFLCEGPKDPLAPPPLTPINPCKSGYQPYGGNCYKLDLGLRIWDQANRFCQADGAVPVSITNHYELYFVFKLLLEGMGTRTGNVWLGLTDKTIPGLYIWSDNWPVTVTNWGPNEPSRGKDEGCVAMDRYTAVWTDTKCAETLPVVCKISTETPPTLPPFQIGQCDDGWIPHESKCYKLSDDKGTWSEGNFQCQREGATLVSIHSNALNDYLVSAATGANLQVDSFWIGLLRRSHGGFLWADNTGVGFTKWNDGEPNDQGEAEQCVGFFKVSGLWNDNSCDVPRGYMCMRQGKLGVPASTPKVIPGGSTPGRPSEGPAPPAKTTPPPDLPSKAPQNQSSEGTASEIGLIVGVCCGVILLLAAVSAGVIYWKRMNYAKNASGFDNAVYMKSEDIVNIQGNVAQIDATNHQQDDGFNSPGISIYEKDASAC
- the LOC135498261 gene encoding macrophage mannose receptor 1-like isoform X1 — encoded protein: MNSLLVLFCLIGVTLQGTLGQCPFGWINRPGADFCYSVESVQRSWLDANLICKEQDANLVSIESTDELVWVRNQISNDTKRGIWWTGLNDIAQSGQRPFVWSDGSAAGENFITWLNGEPNNQNGNEFCAVIGRAGLFSDRTCQSQNAFICKRKKDQPFYCDHVNGWESFNGKCYKSFTNSETYYDAQTICRNENGFLTTVQNVTDAQRILFLAKRIGHGVWIGLQSTPANNALGFEFLQWDNGEDVGQTFWYNSRYPYKVAGQENNTCAFTIYWGSNPAKSWQTTICDGTSMKAVMCEKAQGMCSPGWVGFMDQCYQINAKTPMTFEDANSDCTSVGAHLLTIKSEAEQVFVNDTILYNLRTTGFSRMWFGITQQQPSSAFMWTTGEDLSTGYTNWDTNQPFMDDKNIQGGVLYTGAIEGRWSVTSDVYIPTPYVCQINSAQTPMFITTPAPQYRCEYNAGWRRWKSNCYYMNTTAIPWLNARQSCRDSGADLVDIRSRQENSFLIGKIQSDCWIGLNDFALEGQFVWLDENTAPPFTKWNDGEPNNAGSEHCTEITGTPNLPYTGLWNDNDCTLNKAFVCKKPAQIVGVTDAPTTQSAQWTAKCGYGWEDDTMSDYCYRFVSQATTWSLARQTCQVAGGDLLSITSLHEQYYITGRVNSMNDLILWMGFNDIGRENRWVWSDQSGAAYFNWNGGEPNDQSTGQDCGVVLTTHGRWDDEYCDRRFGYICKKTGDIPTTIPAPTPTLPAGTVMGCPSGWKGWRDSCYKFVKADSLSGSQGLTACRTYGGDLASIGDRAEDNYIRIQTKNLGGDQWLIGLNDIEKEGIFKWTDGSPVAYTNWNPGEPNDASPGDGEDCVELNPNIGGVWNDIPCGTITNSYGVDGLVCKMKMSAQAPTTGVPTVPGCSTFYDLGYGQSCYKFVEAKKTFANAEADCLSNSGHLVAVSDASEQAYLSSQLALRSEDYWIGLSNQGDNSGVYSWTSGAQDTFSNWNSLHSGNERNKCVTVGTGVSLGLWSDNDCTPAKKYICENDMKPTTSPGQLTCPDKWVLDADWNMCYRAFIKSNIKYRKTWEDARAHCQTFGGDLISIHSNDTNAIIDGLTPGWVTSRGFWIGLNSRDPNTAGHTWSDGSAFNFANWMPYQPDNHNGAENCVALQSDPLTWNDANCYGAREWICQMPTNTPLPTGAGRPGPTGDTSVSCGQGWIHYNGMCYLFPTQRMTWYKSKDYCQGFGGNLVSVQDQDENDFLLSQISTSHGDRWIGLNELGNIGYRWTDYSPATYFFWAPNEPNDAFGAEKCVTMSHWHGLWNDDNCNQDHQFICEKLNGSYSTVQPVTRPPAPGNCKNGYFAVGDKCYRYFDEYVNFTTAFEKCTSFGSGYYLASINNYYDLVNILLKITARESFYIGLHNQGVGRKFVWMDNTEVAIANWANGEPNGLSSSNTEACVECYNSGDFLTGKWNDINCDSARHFLCEGPKDPLAPPPLTPINPCKSGYQPYGGNCYKLDLGLRIWDQANRFCQADGAVPVSITNHYELYFVFKLLLEGMGTRTGNVWLGLTDKTIPGLYIWSDNWPVTVTNWGPNEPSRGKDEGCVAMDRYTAVWTDTKCAETLPVVCKISTETPPTLPPFQIGQCDDGWIPHESKCYKLSDDKGTWSEGNFQCQREGATLVSIHSNALNDYLVSAATGANLQVDSFWIGLLRRSHGGFLWADNTGVGFTKWNDGEPNDQGEAEQCVGFFKVSGLWNDNSCDVPRGYMCMRQGKLGVPASTPKVIPGGSTPGRPSEGPAPPAKTTPPPDLPSKAPQNQSSEGTASEIGLIVGVCCGVILLLAAVSAGVIYWKRMNYAKNASGFDNAVYMKSEDIVNIQGNVAQIDATNHQQDDGFNSPGISIYEKDASAC